AGGGGCTGTGGGGACGGTCAGCACCTGCAGAGGACTGTTCTCCATTGTTTCAAAGTGAGGATCCAACCTAGTGTGCAGAGGGAAGCTTTAATTTAGAGGAAATCCCCTGTCACTTGACATGGGGGGAATGGCACAGAGGAGCAAGAATGGAAAGGCAAGAGCTTGACTCCTCCTATTATTTCACTGGAGGGACAGGGCACTTCTGCGGCTCAAAATAACCTTTCAAACTAATGTGTGTGCAGAGGCGGGGAGGTAACTGAAGACGCTCCTTCACATATGTGCAGGGAGATCACTGTCAAGGCTGCAAGCCCAGTCACAAAgagctatgtgtgtgtgtgtgtgtgtgtttgggtgtttggGTGTGTCTGAGTAGAAGTATTGAGGTGTTGTGGGTGCAATTTATCCATGTGTGAAAGgctgcagctgtgctcagagtAATAATATACAAAGAGAAAGACAGCACCTCTCATCAAAGTTATCAGCAGCATTTTACGGGGGGGAGCGGGTAGCAACCCCACTTTTAATTCTGATCTTGACAGCAAACAGGACGAGGTGCAGCCAGAGCGTAACCAGAAATATGCggtcaaagaaacaaagaaacaaacaaaagacacaaacacacaactcAAAGAAATCACAGCAGGTTTCTACAGGAGGCAGAACAACACTGCCCTCTACAGTTtattatgctcctaacatcacAACAACATTCAGTTGTAGTATGTTGCAACAGGACAAACATGAAGTCAGTCATACATTTACCAGACTCTGGCATCAAAACAAAGCATTCATAGTTCAAGGATGAAATCCCTTGGTGCTAAGCAAGCACAGCTCATTTTTTCAATAGATTTTAAAGAAGTACATATTCTATGAATATCTGCTTCTAAATGCATGCATgacttgtttttaaatcaacatcATACTTTGACTTGTCCTCTGTGCATGCTTCTTTGCAACACCTGCTTATCCTGGATACAGACTACCACGGAGGTTTATCACAACCCTTAAACCTCTTACTCGCTGTAATATTTTGTTCTCCCATCAGACCCGTGTCCTCCGCAAAAGCACAGGAAGTGACAGTCTCTGCTCCTTTTAACGGAACCTAGAGAATGTACCGAGCTGCCCCCACACATGGAATCAGCCCCGAAACGACCTGAAGCTTTAAGAAATGGTCATACTTGTTGAATTTCAACTCATTTTAAACATATCACTTGAAAGAACATCTGGCTGCAAATGTCAAAACTGATCATTGCTACCTCTGTTCCTAACTACAGTTGCAATGATTTGACAACCAGTCTGATGCCTTTTCTTTGGTTCAGTGTCTTTAGTTTCTGACGGCTTTCTTTTTTGATTTATGTGATGTGTTCATGTGTatatttttctaaatatttCTTTGGACTTGTGTCTGTCAAAAAGGGGCCAAACAAATTAGTGAATTAGAGGTTTAAGGGGGGCcaaaacagagacaaaaaaagtCACACTCACATCTAGAGTCGATTTAGTCAAAGATTAACCTAACATGcgtgtttttggacagtgggatgAAGCTGGAGACAACCTAAGCTAAAATCTTTTTAACAAATCAAATGAGAGGACTTTGACATCATGAAGGTATCTAACAATAATTGATTGATTAAGGTGATAACAGGCAGCAAtaatgaaaatacatttttgatgCAGCCTTGCTACATTTTGATTCTTTTTAAAGGAAGCAGTAGTTTGCAAGATAACGAACCGGTTAAAGAGATACACAGTGAAGAATGTTGTATATTTTTCAGTATCACAACCCCTTAGATTTATCTCCTCGTGCCTTCGAGGGGTCCCACTCAAAATTTGAAACATCATACCAAGAGTCAATGTGACCCAATATAGGAACGGCGTCCCGTCATACCTGTCTTTCAAATTTCTTCTTTATAACCTTTAACCCTTGCAACACAGAGAGGGAAAATACACCTTACACCATGGTGTGACGATTTCAGCGTAAAGTTTATGTTCTCTCTCTATTAGTATTTGCAGTATTTAACAGTGCGACACATTTCTCAAAATAGAACATAACAGACTTAGATTCATGAGACTGGGCTGCTTAGAAGGCAAGTTTGTCCCTCTCCAAGCCTTCTAAAAACCATGGTGGCCCACATGGAGCACTACGGAGGCTTCCCTCAGGAGGCCACTGGTTTATGCTGGCTTGCGCTGAGAATATTCACAGAAAGAAGGCGGAATTGGATCAGAGGAAGACTCCGGACTGAGAGGAAGCTGGCGTTGGCAAGTTGGTGCTGCTGGACGCCAGAGGACGGACAGAAATCTGGGCAAATTTCACCGAGAAAAACCCCTTTGGACCTGACCTCCACTGGATCCCCCTCCCACGCTCTGAGCGCACCGAGGGTCTCACGCGGAGGTATCTCCCATTTGGGTGTGCGTCTCCACACATGTTCAGCCACCATCCACCTAAAAGATGATGGACATTACAACATTACATGTTGCACAGCTGTTACTACATGACATGTGCTTGTTAAAGCTGTTACTTGTGTCACATGGGAGTAAAACATGGCTTCTAGTCGTGCATCTGCTATACCTGAGGGGGGGCCGCAGCTGGAGTCCTGCTGGTTGAATCTGTCCACGGTGGAAAACATCACGCCCCTGTGGTCGCTCATGGGGTCGGGTAGATTTCCAGACAGACGCACGAGGTGAACGGTATAGTTGCTCTCCGGACCGTCAAGCCTAAGTCTGTATTCGATGAACAGTCTGTGCTTTACCCAGTCTTCCACCAGGATGTGAAGAATGAAGTTGCCCTGTGAGGCCAGAGAGTGGATTTTCTTGAGACCCAACCAGAACTCCCCTGTGAGGGAGACAGAGGGAGGAGTGAGATGATTCAACAGGCTGATCCACACAAAAATACGTACAGAGGTGAAGACATACTGCTGTTTACAGAGATTACGAAGTTATAGTAGTGATATGAAATTCATTTTCAAGTTGAGATGGATAATCGTGAAGAGAGTAGAATCTCACAGTTTCTCACCTTGAAAATCTCCAAATCCATTTTCATACCTCTCCCAGGGTTGATCAAAGTTCACTGAACCGTCCCTCCTTTGCTGGATAACCGTTGCTCCGTAGTCTAAATGCAAAGAAACACAACATTATCATCTATCATCTTTAAGATTCACATAAATAGCATAAGCCTGCAAAGCCATTTGAAAACTGTAACAATTGATTAAAGGTTTGACACTTATTTAGCAAAGACCCTACATTTGCTGCATGTTTCCAACTCCAAAGAACGTAAGTTGGCACGGGAGAGagaattaaaaggaaaaagtgtcTGCCATAATacactctttttctttttaatggagTCCACCATTAAGTAAGCCCTTTGTTCAGACCCTGAAACATAACCCCATAACGGCGTCCTGTATAGTGCCGCCCCTACGAGCAACAGAAGGGAAACAGAACTCATTTGAGAGTTTCCACATCAAAGTGGATGTCATTCTAAAGtctttaaaaagctgaactgCTTCTTTAAATGCTAAAGCTAAAAGAGTAATGATTACAACCCTataccatcacagagcctgGCTTTTAGACTTGTTAATAATAGTCTGGATGGTCCGTTTTGTCTTCTGTCCAGACCTCACAACATCCCTTACTTCTAACAAACTAATTGGAAAACCTTATAGGTCTGACCAAAATTCCACTGTGTTATGATTCCAAGCCCAGAGAATGTGACACCACTTCCGGACAAGGTGAATGTAACTCTGTATTGTTGTGCTTGACAAAGACTTCCACTAGTTATTACCTGCCCCTGTGGTTATATCAGTTTTTAATGGTTCTTGATGATGGAACCGTTCATGGATGATGGCTCTTGGTGCTGTCTGAGGGATTGGAGATCACAGTCGTCCAGCTCAGGTTTATGCTCTTGCACTTTATGTAATGAGATTCTTCCATATTTCTCAGGTGGATTAATGATATGCTACACAGCAGAGGGAAAAATTCCAATTCCCTTCCAATCTTTCTTGTTTTAAAACATCTCAGAGATTCTCTGTCCACCTTTGCTCCCCAGAGACTCTGCTTTAGTTCCAAATCAGTGTTTCAATCACCTGTTGACATTCACATCTTTActcttactttttaaaaaatatcattaatatcccctgtcccaactttttttttgttttggaatgTGCTTTATTCACATATGTGTTTTGCTAAGATTACGAGACAAAACATGACATATCTTGGCTCTCCATGACACACAAGTCAATGTAAGAATCGCTGCTTTTTTTAATTGACTTTCCACATTCTCACTTTTTTCCGATTTGGGATTTTACTTCTTTTGACTAGCCAATAACTGAATAACCAATTAAATGATTGGCAAATTCTTCAATAATTAGAATGATTATTAGTCACAGTCTTACTTTTGATACATTTGCTTTCACGGTGAGACTGAATTTGTGAAACAAAGTGTACTGAATTTCAACTCCTTTCAGAAGTCTGTGGGCTTGAGAGGAGAGAATGCAGTGCTGTCTGTCGCACTTTTCAACTGCACTTTTAACACATTTCCCTCACACAGCTCTATCAAAGATGTTAGAACAAACACATCAGTTGCAGCTCATGCAAACATACAGTAACATTTGTTACTCCCGCTAACATTAAGTGCAATACATGTAAGGCAAAAAGTTGCGAGTGACACTTGTTAAAAGAAACCTTTGTGCTTGTGCGGTGTGAAATTTTAATTGGCGGGATTACCTCTGCTCATGTCACAAAATGCCATGAATGGCTCTGATCTGTTGGGTTTGATGGCGTAGACACCACTCACACGTTCCCCTCGGTCAAACAGCTCGCTGCAATCTGACGGCAGATctgtttgaaaaacaaaaaaaaacaaaatcgaATTAGCAGCAGGGTTGCTGTGGTGCCTATTTAGGACATTTTGAGACAGATAATCCAAAGCAGCTTCATCATctgatttttaaaaacatttgcaaATTCTGAGCATTTATACAGTAAGACCGAATACTTATTTCATATTTGGGCTTTGGGACAAATTTACCCTGTGATGCAATCAAGAGTGAAATCTGAGTTGGATTCTGCTCTATACATACATTGTATGTGCATCAATTAATTAATCTGTAAACATTCTGTACAACAGATCTTGTGAATTCTTTCCCAGCTCACccattgtgctgctgctgctggttgagCCTTTGGTCAGGTAGGGGGTGAGTGTTGGGACTTCAGGGTTGAAGAACATTAACTTGTTGGTTGTAAACTGTGGGAAAATGTTAGGAAAACCTTTTACTTTACTCTGCAGACTGACCGCGTGTATATTCAAAGGAAGCTCCACATACTTTGCATGATAAAGGATGGGTTGTTCTCAAAATTTTAAAGTTACAGTGTGAATTTTTTTGCAATTGTGAACACGGAAATGCAGAAGTATTCACTGGCACACAGGCTGGGATTATTAAAGGATATGGACAGCTCCTTTAATATGTTGGCACTGCAAGGAATTGATATCTGAATTGTTTAGAGCAGCAACACAACTACATATAAAAAATGGGCACAGTCAGTGTGATGCCACGATAAGATGCTTTTCAACTCAGTTAGAGGCTAAATAATTTGTACATTTATTGTTGCAAGGTAGCAAACAAAAAGAGTGAATATTTTCAACTAACTGACGACGAAGATTTCTGGGGTGAGGAAGAGGaataatattttattttctgaataTGCAAAGACCTGCTGCATAGGGAATATTTGGAATGTTCACCTTTCCTTCCAGAATTCTGATCTTCATCCGCTGGTGGTTGAGCTGTTCACTTTGTTCCTTCATAGCTTTCAGCAGCTCTGTGATGCTCTGCTCCTGGGTGT
The sequence above is drawn from the Odontesthes bonariensis isolate fOdoBon6 chromosome 14, fOdoBon6.hap1, whole genome shotgun sequence genome and encodes:
- the LOC142399542 gene encoding angiopoietin-related protein 3-like; the encoded protein is MRIPIIFMFFLAAACVPALCDKEEPQVHIVSPPETRSRFALLDDVRLLANGLLQLGQSMRDFMQKTKGQINDIFQKLNIFDRSFYQLTALASEIKEEEEELKKTTVVLQARNEEIKGLSEEIHSKMESIRKDKSQLQNKVKGLEEKLSSLSMGLVTSTQVAEINSLREVIHTQEQSITELLKAMKEQSEQLNHQRMKIRILEGKFTTNKLMFFNPEVPTLTPYLTKGSTSSSSTMDLPSDCSELFDRGERVSGVYAIKPNRSEPFMAFCDMSRDYGATVIQQRRDGSVNFDQPWERYENGFGDFQGEFWLGLKKIHSLASQGNFILHILVEDWVKHRLFIEYRLRLDGPESNYTVHLVRLSGNLPDPMSDHRGVMFSTVDRFNQQDSSCGPPSGGWWLNMCGDAHPNGRYLRVRPSVRSERGRGIQWRSGPKGFFSVKFAQISVRPLASSSTNLPTPASSQSGVFL